A window from Verrucomicrobiia bacterium encodes these proteins:
- a CDS encoding glycosyltransferase, with translation MPKRILLTGGGTGGHISPLLAVAHQLKKADPDCYVIYAGERNGRFAHMTDGNADIDKIVTIFAGKFRRYHGESWLRRLLDLKTIALNIRDAVYIVLGIIQGIFLVKKLRPDVVLLKGGFVGVPIGVASAFWRKPFVTHDSDAMPGLANRLVAKWAVYHATGMPAEFYTYPPESVRYVGVLTTADYKPVDAHLQAQYKKELSLPGKSRVLMITGGSTGARRLNDGMRQVVPGLLQDYADLFVIHQVGKGQADTYGDFSHERLEVLEFLQPLYRYSGAADVVVTRAGANALAEFGVQGKACVVVPNPLLTGGHQLKNAENLVRHNAVLVVDEADFKRDTSALDAAIRSLLQDPERRQKLASKLQDISIPDASRKLALLLLEVQTK, from the coding sequence ATGCCTAAACGGATCCTACTGACCGGTGGAGGTACTGGTGGGCACATATCGCCACTATTGGCAGTGGCCCACCAGCTGAAAAAAGCCGACCCGGATTGTTACGTCATATACGCTGGTGAACGTAACGGACGGTTTGCACACATGACTGACGGAAACGCTGATATTGATAAAATAGTTACCATCTTTGCGGGCAAGTTCCGCAGGTATCATGGCGAGTCGTGGCTGCGCCGCTTGCTGGACCTGAAGACCATTGCCCTGAACATACGAGATGCCGTGTACATAGTGCTGGGCATTATCCAGGGCATCTTCCTGGTCAAGAAATTGCGGCCAGATGTAGTGCTTTTAAAGGGCGGCTTTGTAGGGGTGCCCATAGGGGTAGCCTCGGCTTTTTGGCGCAAGCCGTTTGTCACCCATGATTCCGACGCTATGCCAGGGCTGGCTAACCGGTTGGTGGCCAAGTGGGCTGTATATCATGCCACAGGCATGCCTGCCGAATTCTACACCTACCCACCAGAGAGCGTGAGGTATGTGGGTGTTCTGACCACTGCCGACTACAAGCCGGTAGATGCGCACCTGCAGGCACAGTACAAAAAAGAACTATCTCTGCCAGGGAAGAGCAGGGTACTTATGATAACAGGGGGTAGCACAGGTGCGCGTCGGTTGAACGACGGCATGCGACAGGTGGTGCCCGGGCTACTTCAGGACTATGCAGATCTTTTTGTTATTCACCAGGTAGGGAAGGGACAGGCAGATACTTATGGGGATTTCAGTCATGAGCGCCTGGAGGTGTTGGAATTTTTACAACCTTTATATCGGTACAGCGGTGCTGCGGACGTGGTGGTGACGCGAGCGGGCGCCAATGCACTGGCTGAGTTTGGGGTACAGGGCAAGGCTTGTGTGGTTGTGCCAAATCCCCTCCTAACAGGGGGCCACCAGCTCAAAAATGCCGAAAATCTGGTAAGGCATAATGCGGTGTTGGTTGTAGATGAGGCTGATTTTAAGAGAGACACTTCTGCTCTGGACGCGGCAATACGGAGTCTGTTGCAAGATCCTGAACGCCGTCAGAAATTGGCCAGCAAACTACAAGATATCAGCATACCTGATGCGTCCCGCAAGCTGGCACTGTTATTATTAGAAGTACAGACCAAATAA